DNA from Fusarium falciforme chromosome 7, complete sequence:
GAGACAATACCAAGCTTTTCCGGAAATAGAATCATCTTTTGGACCTGAGATTACTTGTACGTAGCATGTACCTGAGTGAACACGAAGCTTGATCTCCGCTATTACATTCACCCCCTGTGCCCGTCAGCTCCTCCGACTGGGGAGCCTTGCTTGAGTCGGAAGTAATTTGCCTAGCCCCGAAACTCGGATGATTAGGGACGGGAGCGCCCGTTGCTCTCTGTTGTGCGGACGAATAAACTTAAGGTTACGAGTCGTCAGCACGAGTGGATCTGCCGTAATATGCCAGGGGGGAGGGCCAAGGCAAGGAAATGCCGCAGTGGCACGGCTCTTGCAAGGGGAAGCAGGGCTGAGCAGGGGGAACAAGGCATGTTGGTTCGCGCATGTGAAGGCAGATCTAGATATGCCAGGGTCCATTCATTGTGAAGGTGGAACTGGCTTATCCCTCGACACTTGGTAGTCGTTGTTTTGTTGCAAGAACAGTTTTAACATTCGCTCACAAACATCAACATGGCACCTTTTGGAAAGCTGTATTCTTTCATGCCCAATGGCCGGGTCTTCAAGGTAAAGACGTGCTTCTCAGTTACGGTTGCAATACTAACATGGGCAGATTCTTGCGGCTGCAAAGCTCAATGGTCTTGAAATTGAGATCGCCCCGTACCAGCATATGGTAGACAACAAGACACCAGAGTTCCGGGCCAAGTTTCCAGTAGGAAAGGTCCCGGCTTTTGAAGGAGCTGACGGGCTTCTTCTGCCCGAGTCGGATGCCATTGCACAATATCTGTCACAGTCCGGGCCTTATTCTGGACAGCTACTGGGTCGTGATGCCACAACTTCAGCCAAGATCAGACAGTGGATCTCTTTTTTTGATGGCGAAGTCTACCCACACATGCTAGATCTTGTCATCTGGCGAGTGGGAATTGCACCGTTTGACCAATCTaccgagaccaaggctcTGGCTCGTCTCGAGTTTGCCTTGGATGTGCTTGAGAAGCATCTTGACGGCCGGAAGTGGTTGGTGGGAGAAGAACTTACGCTGGCCGACTTGACGGGCgcatcttctcttctctgggCATTCATGCACATTATCGATGCATCCGAGAGGAAGCGTTTCCCCAACGTGGTGGCCTGGTACTTGCGCACGATCGAGACGGACGAGGTAAAGGAAGTGTTTGGTCCGCCAAACTTGATTGACGTCAAGCGTGTCCATGAGTAGAATGTCAAGAGCCTTGGATACTCCACCACAATAAATGCAGGTTGTTGTTTTGCGCATTGATTCGTTGGTTCCTTATGCGTGACTTGCTTGTGGCTGCATGTCTTAGACAACGCCACATTACCGGGCCGTACGCAGAAATAATCTGCACTATTGATTACATGTGGGAGCACCAAAGTACCAATCTGTCAAGACAATGATCGAAAATATTGTCTTGATGAGCTATTCCATCTCATGGCATTCAGTGGAACTGCAAGTCGCGCTGGTTATCTATGACAAAATCTTATGAAGATCTCGTCTTACTCACATTTAATGATACTCTCACAATATTGTAAAATGGTCTAAAAATTCACTTTAGTGCTTCAATAATCTCCTCTAATCAAAGGTTGATACATGTGACAATAAGTTGGTGTGGAATGGATATGAAAAGGTCAGGTTGGTGTGTTGAAAACCTACTGCTAAAAATAAGCACGTCTCTGTCGCCTTCAGGCGTCAATGAACAAATCTTGGCTGAataggtaaaaataaaaccaAGAGTCTACATAGAGAGAGGCGCAAGCCCAAAGGATTGAGTCTCAAAATCCAACACCACGTACACCCGCTTCAAGAACGCAAGACCCAGCAGAGCCACCTTGGCGTTTCCATCTTCAGTACGACCATACTTCCAAACGTTGACGTTAAGATAACATGTAGATGAGTCGCCAATCTTGGTGACATAATCTTGTGGGGGAATGGTGTAGTTGGTGTGCCCATTGAGCTCGTAGACAAGCTCAGGGTAGCTGTCGATTTCATCGCAGGATACGGTGTACCAATCCTGCTCGGCGGTATTGAATCCTGATGATCCTTGGGCATGGATCTCTTCAATGGTATCGTTCGATGCAAGAGTGCCTCTTACTTGATCAACTAGCCAATTGTAGGCGTTGAGCGACAGAGGTGCACCGAGACCCTCAGAGCCCTCGTCGAGAACTGCAAGCGGAGTGACATTGCTACCGTTGGAGCCGCTAAAAGGAACCGCAAAGTTCCGGGACCCTTCCTCTGAGGTTCCAAGGATCCAACTGCCTGTCAGTGGAGTCGTCCAGTAGTTTTCCCGTGGGGGTGTAAGCGGGTAGAAGGCATCGGATAACCAGTCTGGATTCTGGATCTCGTATATCCGCAGGGTATCATTATCGTACAAAGACGAATCAGTACCGCCAAAAACGAGCTTCGCCTCACCACCGAGACACGGATCAGACGATGCCAGTGCGGCACAGGAGTTCCAGCCCACGCGAGAACCGAGTCTCCCCGCCTTCCATGCCTGGTAATTGGCAGGGTGGAACGTTTCGTTGAGACCGGCCGTAACCGGGGCCATGCCGAATATGCCGCCGAATGGGACCTTGGGGATCCCCTCACCGGGGTACGGGAAATCTGACACCTGTAGGACCGTACCGGCGGAGCAGAGGTCGCCGATGCACACGTCATCCGTTCCGTAGTCGACGGTGAAGTTCGGGGCGAAGGCCGTAAGCGGCCATGACAGTTGAGGTAACGACGTGTTGGCGAATGAGGTGGACGCTCTCTCATCGAACCATGTCTGACCAGAGGTGCCGAGACACAGAGAAGGGTCGTATTGGTTGAGACACCTTCCTGATCTGACAAAGAGAGACATCCACGTCCAGTCACTGAGCATCGTCAGCTCCTGCGGAGGAGTACCCACGGTGATGTTGAACAGGTACCCGAACCCGTTCCATACCGCGGGTACTGCAACGCTTCTGCTGCAGCTGGCATTGACATGGCGGTCACCGTCGGGATGTGGGAGGGTAGACGCGGATGCAGGCAGAATGCCGATCAGCAGTACGGTGAGATGGTGAAACGCATGCATCATGTGTGTTTGGTTGCAGTGAGAGTGATTAAACAGAAGTGATCAACAAGACACAACAGCTCGGGAGAGGGGGAGCAAGTTATTATTCTCTGCAAGGACAGGGATCCAACATTATCACGACTCTAGACCGTGGCACTATCTGGCTCACTTTCTCGATTCAGCCCTATTGCTCGTCCATCAGCCCATTGATCCTCGACTAGGCTATGCAACCTTCAGCCACGAACCCACGCCTTGTTACCGTAAATGGGCATTCGTGTATCGTGCATGATGCAGGTGCCACATCTCCATCCGCCAAGGATCCTAATTAATACGACAGCACCTGTCAGCAACGCCATCAGCCGTGACACGTGCCGGTACGACAGTACTCGAGACTCGATGTGACCTTGATCTGCAACGCCATCATCTCGGCGTCTCATTTCTTCTCATTGGGCTGAACCCGCCCGCCAAAAGTTCCACAACTACCCAGGAGAACGTTGTCATGATCCCTGCCACGGTCTATAACGGATgaggctggagaagaagagtaaGCAGTAGTTTACTCCACTTCTGGAGTCCAGTTAAGTCAAATGTCGGCATTTTATTTGGTATGTTGGATTACAATCCTTCATTGGGTCCAAGTTCCAAATTTGTATTCGTTATTTACAAACTGGGCTAAGCATCCAAGACAGCAAATCCCTGCACCGGCGTATTGCAGATGAACTGCCACGACAGGGCTGAGGGCTCTTGTAACCTACTGACTCAAGGAAATAATTCCTGTGACTTGGCTTGGTGGATTACCCTAGAGTCGTGATGAGCAAGATCTGGATGATGTCTTCACATAGGTAGCGACAAATGTCAAGTACAGAAGCGAATAGACAGCCTTTTTACATAATATTAACGCTCAATGCTATACTATATGGTAGCATAACTTCACCGTGTGATTATTGTCGTGGCAgtagttatataaagctagcgTAAGAAATCATGACCGGACAGTGTTGGCAAGAGAGACGCTTTTGCCAATAGTGAAGTCATTTGTCACCGCCTACGAAACACATCTACATTTCTCATTACTATAGTTCATTAATGTTCCCGTAGTTCAAGTGATTTGAAGCCCAGACTTCCAGTTTTACTTTTTGCTGGCCTTCGTCTACGTGTGGTCACTCTGTGAGGTTCGGGTAACGCCCACAATGTAAGGCTAGAAAACGGTATTAAGAGTTTAAACTCATCAGGGCTGATTTGAGATGGCAACAGGTGCTTATATGTGGCCTTGTTGAAACTCTCAATAGGGCCGAGATGGGCTCATTGCAAAGAGAGTGGATAGTCGACATACCAACGGGGCGGGTTGGTTCACTGCTGAGGTTGGAGTTTGTAAATCATATTCGAAATGTCTTCAAGGCTGTTGAAAGGCTCTTACGGGGCAATTTCTAAGACAAAATACGGagcttataaagaatattcCAAAAGGTTGTTCAATTGAAGAATTGCGGCCATCAAGGGGCTTGTCCTAAACTTCTGCGCGCTTCAATTTTATATGACAACCCCTATTTTACATCATCCTTCTTTTTCCGGTCTGATATTCATCCTCGAATATTCTTTAAACACTCTCAGACCTTTCCGTCTTGAGGATGAATTCGGTGCTTGAGAATTTGATCTCCGTTCTGGTAAAATTTGAAAGGTCTCCATTCGATTTCTCTTCTATAGCCCGAAACCATTCATTCCCTCACGTCAAGAACTTGATTTGGTTTCTCTTAGGTAGTACAATAACCTGTCAAAgatctttcttctctttcctcATCCTATCACTGTTGCAGTGGGTTCAGGTTCGTCGTCACCAAGAGCCGTTTGGATACCATGTTGAAGCTTTATTATGGTAATGCCTTGCAAAGGGTCGAGGTGACAACTTTCAATCATTATTTGACGGCCTTGGGAAGTCATACCAGCGCATTGCCTTATTTTGCATGTGGCCCCTGAAATCTGGCTATGTGGTTGATGTGTTTGATGTGCTTGATGTCGAAGAAGTCGAAGAAGTGAATCAGGGTTAGGGTCAGGGTTAGGGTTGCCACTCGGCAAAATCAGCCTAACAGCTGTGCTTCCATTGGGACTCGCCCTTTCCTCACTATTCCTCCAGTATCTATACATCTGCGGCTCATTAATTTCATCAAGCGGTGGACTTTGACTATAGCAAAGAACGCAATGTTCACACTTCATATCATTGTTCCTGCGGTACCACTGCTCACATATGTCGACTACAATCCGAAGTAGCAATGCATGCCAAATCAGAACGAAATTCGCACAGTTGAAGGCACACTCCCCTTTCAGCCTTTCACATTTTGGTGCAATTCTCAAAGGAAACTCATATAGCAGTTCTATCATTGCGTTCCATCTCTCTTTATCGGCCAGAGCTACTATCAAACGGCATCTACAAACCCCCAAAGTGACAAACCCATTACAGGTTCTGCTTCACCCGAGAAGCCCGGGCCAGCGCTTCCAAAGGCTTCGTGTCCGCCAACACCGTAGCGTAGGAGCCGAATCGCACGTGAACAGCGCGCTGCGGCTTTGGATCCCAGCAGTAGAACCTCCCAGTGGAACGCATGTGCTCCAGGTCAATGACCACAATGGACTCGACAGGCATGATCGTCTCGGTCCAGAACAGGAGGTAGAGGCTATCCCGCAGCTTTAGCATCTTGCACTCCTCTGAGTCTGCCAGCCCCTTCTCAGTTCCGTCGAGGCAGTGCCACGTAAAGGTGCCTTTGTTCAAGTAGATGTGTTCATAGGCATCCCTGGGTGTATATCGGTACATTATGTGCTTTCCGATCAATTCTTCAGTTTCGGGGAAAGGCGCCACTGTGTTGCTGCCCTGGGCGCTGGCATTCATGAACTTGGTCCATGTTCTGCGCTCCCCCTTGAGGTCGTGGAAACCAGAGACTCCAGCCAGGCATTGGCCAGTGGTCGTGTCCAAAACCAGAGTGACCTGCTCTTCGTATGAAGGCTTGTAGAAGTCTATCAAGAAGATGTCTGGTCGAACTTCATAGGCTTCGTACGCTGCTTCTCCAGTGAGACCCTTGTCCTCTCCTTCCAGAATCTTCCATGTGAGCTTGCTCGCATCACCAAAGATATGAGAGATCTTGTAGCCGTTATCAAAGGTGTGCTCAAGGTTTCGGCCGCTTAGTTTGGAAGTGGAGGGCATGAGATGTTCCCGAAACCCGTTTGCCATCTCCTCAAGGGTTGGCCACTCGGAGACGGGCACAAACTTGGGGACATCGGATGTTGTCATCTTAAGAACGAAGAGTATGATGAGTAAGTGTGATTTTAGAAATGAAGTATGCTGTGGTGAAGGATCTAGACTTGTCTTGTGCTGCCGTCCTACATTTATAATCGAGCATGCTCCAGTTGTATAACTATTAAGAGTAGGCGAGCATCGTAGGCCATTCGATGCAATGCGGGGAGATCGGACTTTCTGCCCTGAATAGGTTTGGCACAAGAAATGATTCGGACAGTAGAAAGCCGAAACTCCTCTGTCGCCGGTTTGAACCCCGTAGCCAACGGAGGCTTGATTAAATCATGGCTCTTTAGTCACAGGCTTCTTTCTATTTCTTTCACACTCCATCAACACCCCACGATGGTTAGATGGGTCTCTAATCATAGGACATGC
Protein-coding regions in this window:
- a CDS encoding Peptidase A1 domain-containing protein — its product is MHAFHHLTVLLIGILPASASTLPHPDGDRHVNASCSRSVAVPAVWNGFGYLFNITVGTPPQELTMLSDWTWMSLFVRSGRCLNQYDPSLCLGTSGQTWFDERASTSFANTSLPQLSWPLTAFAPNFTVDYGTDDVCIGDLCSAGTVLQVSDFPYPGEGIPKVPFGGIFGMAPVTAGLNETFHPANYQAWKAGRLGSRVGWNSCAALASSDPCLGGEAKLVFGGTDSSLYDNDTLRIYEIQNPDWLSDAFYPLTPPRENYWTTPLTGSWILGTSEEGSRNFAVPFSGSNGSNVTPLAVLDEGSEGLGAPLSLNAYNWLVDQVRGTLASNDTIEEIHAQGSSGFNTAEQDWYTVSCDEIDSYPELVYELNGHTNYTIPPQDYVTKIGDSSTCYLNVNVWKYGRTEDGNAKVALLGLAFLKRVYVVLDFETQSFGLAPLSM